A segment of the Streptomyces sp. ITFR-21 genome:
CGACCTCGGCCCGGACAGCCGCATGGTGGCCAGGGCCTGGGGCCACGGCATCGTCGGCATGATGTACGCGGCCGGCGACTGGTGGCTGAGCGAGCGCCCGGTCTCCCGCGACCAGTTGGTGCGCAGCCTGGCGGACCTGCTGTGGGGGCGGCTGGCGGCGGCCGGCGACCGGGCCGGCAGCCCCGGCCTGTAAGGCGCCACGGGAACGGCCTGCGGGAACGGCCGCCGGGAGCCCGGCCGGTGGACCGGTGGGAGCCCCGCGGGAGCGCGGGTCAGCCGCCGGGGCCGGCCGGCAGGGCGCCGGTGCGGGCCGCCCGGCGGACCGCCCACCGCGCCCGCGCCCGGCGCGGCCCGCGCAGCCGGTCGGTGAAGACCGTCCCCTCCAGGTGGTCGCACTCGTGCTGCAGGCAGCGGGCGAAGAACCCGGTGCCGGCCACCGCCACCGGCCCGCCCCACATGTCGAAGCCCTCCACCACGGCCTCGTCGTGGCGGCGGGTGCCGCACTCGACGCCGGGCAGCGACAGGCAGCCCTCGGCGCCGGTGACCTCGACGCCGCCGGTCCGGACCGGCCGGGGGTTGACCAGGTGCCCGAGGTGGCGGCGGTCCTCGTCGTCGGGGCAGTCGTAGACGAAGACCCGCAGGGGCACCCCGATCTGGTTGGCGGCCAGCCCCACCCCGCCGGCCGCGTACATGGTGGCGAACATGTCCTCCACCAGCCGCGCGAGTCCGCCGTCGAAGGCGGTGACCTCGGCGCACGGCGTGTGCAGCCCGGGTTCGCCGAACAGCCGCAGCCGGTGGACGGTACCGGTGCTGCCGGGGATGGCGCCGTATCGCATGGCGGACAGCGTAGAGGTCCCGCGGCGGCGCGGTGCGGCCCGGGTGCGGGGAGTCGATAGGCTGGGCCGGAACCGGAAGTTGTCGGCCGCCGCAGCGGCGAGCAGGGTGGCGGACCGGCCGCCGCGAGCACAGCGGCGCGGCCGGAGCCGATCCGGAGTCGAGGAGGAGCAGGAACGATGGCAGGCAACTCGGAGCCGCTCACGCCGCGGGCCAAGCTGGCCGTGACGGCGGGCAGGGCCGCGGCAGCGGTGTCGCGCGCGGCGGGCAAGGGCAGCGGGTCGGTGATCGGCGGCAAGGTCGCGCTGCGGTTCGACCCCGATCTGCTGGCCAGACTCGCCCGGCACCTGGACGTGGTGCTGGTCTCGGCCACCAACGGCAAGACCACCACCACCCGGCTGCTCGCCGAGGCGCTGCGCGCCAACGGCCCGGTGGTCTCCAACGCGCTGGGCGCCAACATGCCGGCCGGCATCACCTCCGCGCTGGCCGGCGGTTCCGACGCCCGCTACGGCGTGATCGAGGTCGACGAGAAGTACCTGGCCGGCGTGGCCAGGGACGTCGCCCCCAAGGCGATCGCGCTGCTCAACCTGTCCCGCGACCAGCTGGACCGGGCGGCGGAGACCCGGATGCTCGCCGAGAAGTGGCGCGAGGGGCTGGCCGGCTCCGAGGCGATCATCATCGCCAACGCCGACGACCCGCTGATCACCTGGGCGGCCTCGTCCAGCCCCACCGTCGTGTGGGTGGCGGCCGGCCAGGAGTGGAAGGACGACGCCTGGTCGTGCCCGTCGTGCGGTGGCGTGCTCCAGCGCCCGTCCGAGAACTGGTTCTGCGCGGAGTGCGGCTTCCGCCGGCCGACCCCGACCTGGGCGCTGTCCGGCGACCACGTCATCGACCCGTACGGCGTGGCCTGGCCGATCCACCTCCAGCTGCCGGGCCGGGCCAACAAGTCCAACGCGGCGGTGTCCGCGGCGGCCGCCGCCGCGTTCGGCGTGGACCCCAAGGTCGCGCTGGAGCGGATGTACAAGGTGCAGGCGGTCGCCGGCCGCTACGACGTGGTGTCGTACCGGCAGCGCGAGATGCGGCTGCTGCTGGCGAAGAACCCGGCCGGCTGGCTGGAGACGTTCTCGCTGATCGACCGCCCGCCGACGCCGGTGATCCTGTCGGTGAACGCGCGCGGCGCGGACGGCACCGACACGTCCTGGCTGTGGGATGTGGACTACACCCGGCTGGCCGGGCACCCGATCCAGGTGATCGGGGACCGCAAGATGGACCTGGCGGTGCGCCTGGAGGTGGCCGGGCTCCAGTTCCAGGTCTGCGCCGACCTGGACGAGGCGGTACGGTCCGCGCCGCCCGGCCGGATCGAGACGATCGCCAACTACACGGCCTTCCAGGACCTGCGCCGCCGGGTCGGGAACTGACCCGCCGAGCTCCCGAGGAGAAGCACCTATGAGTGAGTCCAGCCTGCGCGTGGTGTGGGTCTACCC
Coding sequences within it:
- the def gene encoding peptide deformylase, producing MRYGAIPGSTGTVHRLRLFGEPGLHTPCAEVTAFDGGLARLVEDMFATMYAAGGVGLAANQIGVPLRVFVYDCPDDEDRRHLGHLVNPRPVRTGGVEVTGAEGCLSLPGVECGTRRHDEAVVEGFDMWGGPVAVAGTGFFARCLQHECDHLEGTVFTDRLRGPRRARARWAVRRAARTGALPAGPGG
- a CDS encoding MurT ligase domain-containing protein, with protein sequence MAGNSEPLTPRAKLAVTAGRAAAAVSRAAGKGSGSVIGGKVALRFDPDLLARLARHLDVVLVSATNGKTTTTRLLAEALRANGPVVSNALGANMPAGITSALAGGSDARYGVIEVDEKYLAGVARDVAPKAIALLNLSRDQLDRAAETRMLAEKWREGLAGSEAIIIANADDPLITWAASSSPTVVWVAAGQEWKDDAWSCPSCGGVLQRPSENWFCAECGFRRPTPTWALSGDHVIDPYGVAWPIHLQLPGRANKSNAAVSAAAAAAFGVDPKVALERMYKVQAVAGRYDVVSYRQREMRLLLAKNPAGWLETFSLIDRPPTPVILSVNARGADGTDTSWLWDVDYTRLAGHPIQVIGDRKMDLAVRLEVAGLQFQVCADLDEAVRSAPPGRIETIANYTAFQDLRRRVGN